In the Paucidesulfovibrio gracilis DSM 16080 genome, TAATGAAAATCATGGGGCTTTTGGGGGGCATGAGCTGGGAGTCCACTGCTGAGTATTATCGAATTCTCAACCAGGAAACAGCCCGCAGACGGGGAGGACTCGCCAGCACCCCGCTCCTGCTGCGGTCCGTGGATTTTCAAGAGGCGCACAACTATCTTGAGCAGGAGGAATGGGCGACCATTGCCGCGCATCTGGGATGGCTGGGACGTGGATTGCGGCTCGCAGGGGCCGACTTTCTGGTCATCTGCACCAACACCATGCACCGCGTGGCCGAGGAAATAGCCCTGGCCGCGGAACTGCCCCTGCTGCACATCGGGGACGCCACCCTGGAGTATGTCCGTGGGCAGGGCATGGACCGCGTGGGCTTGCTCGGCACCATTCCCACCATGGAGCAACCCTTTCTCCGGGAGCGGTTGGCCCAAGGCGGTGTGGAAACCCTGGTCCCCGATGAAAAGGATCGGGCGCTCCTGCACCACGCCATTTTTCAGGAATTGTGCAAGGGGATTTTCAAGGAATCCTCACGAAATGAATTTGTGCGCATCAGCAACGAGTTGGCTCGCAACGGTGCCCAGAGCGTGATTATGGGGTGTACGGAAATCCCCCTGCTGC is a window encoding:
- a CDS encoding aspartate/glutamate racemase family protein; amino-acid sequence: MKIMGLLGGMSWESTAEYYRILNQETARRRGGLASTPLLLRSVDFQEAHNYLEQEEWATIAAHLGWLGRGLRLAGADFLVICTNTMHRVAEEIALAAELPLLHIGDATLEYVRGQGMDRVGLLGTIPTMEQPFLRERLAQGGVETLVPDEKDRALLHHAIFQELCKGIFKESSRNEFVRISNELARNGAQSVIMGCTEIPLLLRPDDVDVPLVDTTRVHALAALDRAGIVDPEKGK